In Perca fluviatilis chromosome 3, GENO_Pfluv_1.0, whole genome shotgun sequence, the following proteins share a genomic window:
- the LOC120556230 gene encoding zinc finger protein 648-like, whose product MASLAPPVPSALASSLSTLLPCGFAVGPSRLCGGRMGLWWVGRSLQAGSLLGRDGDTEWTSRYHSDPMAQSRDGELTMNSESKSSETNSSEAEKALMEIAADKEALLQRAVWIKFACQARSRSQQNVSVQCACGEVCAGGCADVCLRVCRDIQPGTELLLYGDTVGKSQTTDKPDTQDSSTGHTDNQLTHNKDPETVVTDIGIVQEKGEETEDKQEEEEEEEEEERHRNPRRCIKRSRPATHLRKRRAVKILDSDPDAHTRNNDITAAGGHTGSTGSAPAAGDRQTDFKPAHRQPHCKPTDRQTDFKPAHRQPHCKPADRQPHCKSADRQPHCKSADRQTESESDRGLAVPPPVRCSSRLAAKPRRVHRLTSRGRQPPPACPDPATQTEGQSRSSAEHAASVPEKAASVEISHPDAEANSEAIAAACVAGASLPWPPEVRERRYRCSSCGKKFYQIGHLKKHQFSHTEEKPFSCQDCGKNYTSAESFRAHQMSHRGERPFPCPHCEKTYGLKRDLKEHMVLHTGEKPYVCEHCGKAFARRPSLRIHRLLHCSRVVYTQPPKVRCTVCPKLLANSGSLRNHMKLHTGEKPHICQHCGKCFSQKGNLEAHLRIHNGEKPFPCSECDQSFSQKPDLRRHMFSHTGGGFLCSFCGKSLRDPHSLKSHERLHTGERPHRCPVCGKGYTLATKLRRHIKSSHLMEKPYRCHCGASYTVRQSLLRHQAHHRTEGGTQGEAAAAAEWEGGHRDETKNSGENEFAQDLATSGSSHPKPIRGRPKKNSLPRGEGEKQQGHVRRKRGREKVEGKEARDETETSRAEGAGDDEASANVQHVVYVHTDGLLAESSAPLLLTSEGSLPAGTGQELVEVVISEGAEQCIVILQEEGGGLCSVAQTIEINTA is encoded by the exons ATGGCCAGCCTCGCTCCTCCCGTCCCATCTGCTCTCGCCTCGTCTCTTTCCACGTTGCTTCCCTGCGGCTTCGCTGTGGGGCCTTCGCGGCTCTGCGGGGGCAGGATGGGGCTGTGGTGGGTGGGCCGCTCGCTGCAGGCTGGATCCCTGCTGGGCAGGGACGGGGACACAGAGTGGACCTCGAGGTATCACAGTGACCCGATGGCTCAGAGCCGAGACGGTGAACTTACGATGAACTCTGAGTCCAAATCGAGTGAGACCAACAGCTCAGAGGCAGAAAAG gCACTGATGGAGATAGCAGCAGATAAAGAAGCCTTACTGCAAAGAGCTGTCTGGATCAA ATTTGCCTGCCAGGCGCGAAGCAGATCCCAGCAGAACGTGTCAGTGCAGTGTGCCTGTGGCGAGGTGTGTGCGGGCGGGTGTGCGGATGTGTGTCTGCGCGTGTGCCGGGACATCCAGCCTGGAACGGAGTTGCTGTTGTACGGAGACACCGTGGGGAAAAGTCAGACAACAGACAAACCTGACACACAGGACAGCTCCACTGGACACACAG ATAACCAGCTGACGCACAACAAGGACCCAGAGACCGTAGTTACCGACATAGGGATCGTTCAAGAGAAGGGAGAGGAGACGGAGGAcaaacaggaggaagaggaggaagaggaggaggaagaacggcacagaaaccCACGCAGATGCATCAAGAGAAGTCGCCCAGCCACACacctgaggaagaggagagcgGTGAAAATCCTGGACAGTGACCCTGACGCTCACACACGCAACAATGACATCACAGCAGCAGGAGGACACACAGGCAGCACAGGTAGTGCCCCAGCTGctggggacagacagacagactttaaACCTGCACACAGACAGCCACACTGTAaacctacagacagacagacagactttaaACCTGCACACAGACAGCCACACTGTaaacctgcagacagacagccaCACTGTAAAtctgcagacagacagccaCACTGTAaatctgcagacagacagactgagtcCGAGTCCGACAGAGGCCTCGCTGTCCCTCCTCCCGTCCGCTGCAGTTCCCGCCTGGCTGCTAAACCACGACGCGTTCACCGTCTGACCAGCCGGGGGAGGCAACCCCCCCCTGCCTGCCCCGACCCCGCCAcgcagacagagggacagagccGGAGTTCCGCCGAGCACGCCGCATCTGTCCCAGAGAAGGCGGCGTCCGTGGAGATCTCCCACCCTGACGCCGAGGCCAATTCGGAGGCGATCGCAGCAGCGTGCGTTGCCGGGGCGTCCCTTCCGTGGCCTCCGGAGGTCAGAGAGCGGCGCTACAGATGTTCCAGCTGCGGGAAAAAGTTCTACCAGATCGGCCACTTAAAGAAACACCAGTTCAGCCACACGGAAGAGAAGCCCTTCAGCTGCCAAGACTGTGGGAAGAACTACACCTCGGCAGAAAGCTTCAGAGCCCATCAG ATGAGTCACCGTGGGGAGCGTCCGTTCCCCTGCCCTCACTGTGAGAAGACGTACGGCCTGAAGCGGGACCTGAAGGAGCACATGGTGCTGCACACCGGAGAGAAACCGTACGTCTGCGAGCACTGCGGCAAGGCGTTTGCTCGCCGCCCCTCCCTACGCATCCACCGCCTCCTTCACTGCAGCCGAGTGGTGTACACACAGCCTCCGAAG GTGCGGTGCACAGTCTGCCCAAAGCTGCTCGCTAACTCTGGCTCTTTGAGGAACCACATGAAGCTCCACACGGGGGAAAAACCTCACATCTGTCAGCACTGCGGGAAGTGCTTCAGTCAGAAAG GGAACCTCGAGGCTCATTTGAGAATTCACAACGGAGAGAAGCCGTTCCCTTGCTCCGAGTGTGACCAGAGCTTCTCCCAGAAACCCGACCTCCGTCGGCACATGTTCTCCCACACCGGAGGAGGTTTCCTCTGCAGCTTCTGTGGGAAATCCCTGAGGGACCCACACAGCCTGAAGTCCCACGAGAGACTGCACACTGGAGAAAGGCCCCATCGCTGCCCTGTCTGTGGAAAAG GCTACACCTTGGCCACCAAGCTGCGGAGACACATAAAGTCATCCCACCTGATGGAGAAGCCGTACCGCTGCCACTGCGGCGCCTCCTACACCGTGAGACAAAGCCTGCTGCGGCACCAAGCTCATCACAGGACCGAGGGAGGAACTCAGGGggaggcggcggcggcggcggagTGGGAGGGAGGACATCGAGACGAGACAAAGAACAGCGGCGAGAACGAGTTCGCGCAAGACTTGGCGACTTCGGGCTCCAGTCACCCGAAGCCGATCAGAGGCAGACCCAAGAAGAACTCGCTCCCTcggggagaaggagagaagcaGCAGGGTCACGTGAGGCGGAAAAGAGGACGAGAGAAAGTGGAGGGAAAGGAGGCGAGAGACGAGACTGAGACCTCGAGAGCAGAGGGGGCAGGAGACGACGAGGCCTCGGCTAACGTCCAACATGTCGTCTACGTCCACACAGACGGCCTGTTGGCGGAGAGCTCCGCCCCTCTGCTCCTCACCTCGGAGGGCTCGCTGCCTGCGGGGACGGGCCAGGAGCTGGTGGAGGTGGTGATATCGGAGGGCGCCGAGCAGTGCATCGTGATCCTTCAGGAGGAGGGGGGCGGACTCTGCTCTGTGGCGCAGACAATTGAGATTAACACAGCGTAG